In Kitasatospora sp. NBC_00240, the following are encoded in one genomic region:
- a CDS encoding ABC transporter ATP-binding protein: MSLLRVAGLDVSFGDVRAVRDVSFTLDRGECLAIVGESGSGKSVTARTLVGLAGDRATLAAGTLDFDGLDLAALTESQWRAVRGRRIGLVLQDALVSLDPLRTVGAEVAEPLRTHGLVPRAQTHDRVLSLLADVGIPEPARRAAQYPHQLSGGLRQRALIASALAGGPELLIADEPTTALDVTVQAQVLDLLGGLKEQGTALLLISHDLSVVARLADRVAVMYGGRIVETGRTADVLAGPRHPYTRALLDAVPATHAKGTRLAAPPADRPAAGPAGCAYAARCAAADDRCRAALPAPDEQGTLCWHPGAGDALPAAAVRLRTRGGEPAVKAPPLIEADRISKRFRAPDGSGYDAVKDVSLTLRAGETLGVVGESGSGKTTAARIVLGLLEPDAGTVRFAGEPWSGVPERRRRAARLRIQAVQQDPLGSFDPRFDVERVVGEAVARAGVPRGRARRARVTELLDRVGLPAALLDRRPTELSGGQRQRVAIARALAPDPDVVVCDEPVSALDVSVQAQILDLLADLQHDLNLALLFISHDLGVVHHVSDRVVVMKGGRVVETGEVTEVFANPAEDYTRELLAAVPGGNLLRS, translated from the coding sequence ATGAGTCTGCTGCGCGTGGCCGGCCTGGACGTGTCCTTCGGGGACGTCCGCGCCGTCCGGGACGTCTCCTTCACCCTGGACCGCGGCGAATGCCTGGCGATCGTCGGCGAGTCCGGCTCCGGCAAGAGCGTCACCGCCCGCACCCTGGTCGGCCTGGCCGGCGACCGCGCCACCCTCGCCGCCGGCACGCTGGACTTCGACGGCCTGGACCTCGCGGCGCTCACCGAGTCGCAGTGGCGGGCGGTGCGCGGCCGCCGGATCGGCCTCGTCCTGCAGGACGCCCTGGTCTCGCTCGACCCGCTGCGCACGGTCGGCGCCGAGGTCGCCGAACCGCTGCGCACCCACGGCCTGGTGCCCCGCGCGCAGACCCACGACCGGGTGCTCTCGCTGCTGGCGGACGTGGGGATCCCGGAGCCCGCGCGGCGCGCCGCCCAGTACCCGCACCAGCTCTCCGGCGGGCTGCGCCAGCGCGCCCTGATCGCCTCGGCCCTCGCCGGCGGCCCCGAACTGCTGATCGCGGACGAGCCCACCACCGCCCTGGACGTCACCGTCCAGGCCCAGGTGCTCGACCTGCTCGGCGGGCTCAAGGAGCAGGGCACCGCGCTGCTGCTGATCAGTCACGACCTGTCGGTGGTGGCCAGGCTCGCCGACCGGGTCGCCGTGATGTACGGCGGGCGGATCGTCGAGACCGGCCGCACCGCGGACGTGCTGGCCGGCCCCCGCCACCCCTACACCCGCGCCCTGCTGGACGCGGTGCCGGCCACCCATGCCAAGGGGACCCGGCTCGCGGCCCCGCCGGCCGACCGGCCCGCCGCCGGCCCGGCGGGCTGCGCGTACGCGGCCCGCTGCGCCGCCGCCGACGACCGCTGCCGGGCGGCCCTGCCGGCGCCGGACGAGCAGGGCACGCTCTGCTGGCACCCGGGGGCGGGCGACGCGCTGCCGGCCGCCGCGGTCCGGCTGCGCACCCGCGGCGGGGAACCGGCGGTGAAGGCGCCGCCGCTGATCGAGGCGGACCGGATCTCCAAGCGGTTCCGGGCCCCCGACGGCAGCGGCTACGACGCCGTCAAGGACGTCTCGTTGACCCTGCGGGCCGGCGAGACCCTGGGCGTGGTGGGGGAGTCCGGCTCGGGCAAGACCACCGCGGCCCGGATCGTCCTCGGGCTGCTGGAGCCGGACGCCGGCACCGTCCGCTTCGCGGGTGAGCCGTGGAGCGGAGTGCCCGAACGGCGGCGCCGGGCCGCCCGGTTGCGGATCCAGGCGGTCCAGCAGGACCCGCTGGGCTCCTTCGACCCGCGGTTCGACGTGGAGCGGGTGGTGGGCGAGGCCGTCGCCCGGGCCGGGGTGCCGCGCGGCCGGGCGCGCCGGGCCAGGGTGACCGAACTGCTGGACCGGGTGGGCCTGCCGGCCGCGCTGCTGGACCGCCGGCCCACCGAGCTCTCCGGCGGCCAGCGGCAGCGGGTGGCGATCGCCCGCGCGCTCGCGCCGGACCCGGACGTCGTGGTCTGCGACGAGCCCGTCTCCGCGCTCGACGTCTCCGTCCAGGCGCAGATCCTGGATCTGCTGGCGGATCTGCAACATGACCTGAATCTGGCCCTGTTGTTCATCTCCCACGACCTCGGAGTGGTGCACCATGTCAGCGACCGCGTGGTCGTCATGAAGGGCGGCCGCGTGGTGGAGACCGGCGAGGTGACCGAGGTCTTCGCGAACCCGGCCGAGGACTACACCCGCGAACTGCTCGCGGCCGTCCCCGGCGGCAACCTGCTGAGGAGCTGA
- a CDS encoding ABC transporter permease, producing MTAPDTAPAPAAARPLPAVRPRRRLPRPAGGPTLVLASALLALIVLAALAPGLFTDTSPIETDPVHALTAPGSEHWFGTDQLGRDLFSRVLHGARPSLLLGLGATLLAVAGGALLGIAAALGGKYADQALMRLADVLLSLPPILLALLAVIVLGTGSGNVMAAIAIAFIPGYARIVRAETLVVRRSGYVEAAVGLGLPRPLLIVRHVLPNALGPMLVLATVGFGSSLIAASGLSFLGLGPEPPSPEWGAMLSQGRGFLATAWWIGVFPGAAITLTALVVNAVGRRAQARFTRRTTR from the coding sequence ATGACTGCTCCCGACACCGCCCCGGCGCCGGCCGCCGCCCGGCCGCTGCCCGCGGTCCGCCCCCGGCGCCGGCTGCCGCGTCCGGCCGGCGGCCCCACCCTGGTGCTGGCCTCGGCCCTGCTCGCGCTGATCGTGCTCGCCGCCCTGGCGCCGGGCCTGTTCACCGACACCTCGCCCATCGAGACCGACCCGGTGCACGCGCTCACCGCCCCCGGTTCCGAGCACTGGTTCGGCACCGACCAGCTCGGCCGCGACCTGTTCTCCCGGGTGCTCCACGGCGCCCGGCCCTCGCTGCTGCTGGGCCTCGGCGCCACCCTGCTCGCGGTGGCCGGCGGCGCCCTGCTCGGCATCGCCGCCGCGCTCGGCGGGAAGTACGCCGACCAGGCCCTGATGCGGCTCGCCGACGTACTGCTCTCGCTGCCGCCGATCCTGCTGGCCCTACTCGCGGTCATCGTGCTCGGCACCGGCTCGGGCAACGTGATGGCCGCCATCGCGATCGCCTTCATCCCCGGCTACGCCCGGATCGTGCGGGCCGAGACCCTGGTGGTGCGCCGCTCGGGCTACGTCGAGGCGGCGGTCGGACTCGGCCTGCCGCGACCGCTGCTGATCGTCCGGCACGTGCTGCCGAACGCGCTCGGCCCGATGCTGGTGCTCGCCACCGTCGGCTTCGGCTCCTCGCTGATCGCCGCCTCCGGCCTCAGCTTCCTCGGCCTCGGCCCCGAGCCGCCGTCCCCGGAGTGGGGCGCGATGCTCTCGCAAGGGCGCGGGTTCCTGGCGACGGCCTGGTGGATCGGGGTCTTCCCGGGCGCCGCGATCACCCTCACGGCCCTCGTCGTCAACGCGGTCGGCCGCCGGGCGCAGGCCCGCTTCACCAGGAGGACCACCCGATGA
- a CDS encoding ABC transporter permease, producing MTPAPLFRAVAKRLAGAVAVLLGAATVAFTALQLIPGDPVTVMLGPGTAATPEIKAQIREQYGLDQPVALQYLHYLGNLLRGDLGESYQLQRPVAGLIGDQLRPTVQLALAALVLAVVLAVTAAVATAGRRPALRAVASLLELLTVSSPPYWIGILLLTAFSFQLRIFPVAGDQDFSALVLPAVTLALPLTGVLAQVLREGLEAALGQPFAVTARSRGLSVTAVRLKHALRHAAVPLVTLVGWLTGSLLGGAVLVETVFARPGIGALTLQGTTNKDMPLVIGVVLLSAFVFVLLSTLVDLLYTVIDPRLRTG from the coding sequence ATGACCCCCGCACCCTTGTTCCGCGCCGTCGCGAAGCGGCTGGCCGGCGCCGTCGCGGTACTCCTCGGCGCCGCCACGGTCGCCTTCACGGCCCTCCAGCTGATCCCCGGCGACCCGGTGACGGTGATGCTGGGACCCGGCACGGCGGCCACCCCGGAGATCAAGGCGCAGATCAGGGAGCAGTACGGACTCGACCAGCCGGTCGCCCTGCAGTACCTGCACTATCTGGGCAACCTGCTGCGGGGCGATCTCGGCGAGTCCTACCAGCTGCAGCGGCCGGTGGCCGGTCTGATCGGTGACCAGCTCCGGCCAACCGTCCAACTCGCCCTGGCCGCCCTGGTGCTGGCCGTCGTCCTCGCGGTGACCGCCGCGGTGGCGACGGCCGGCCGCCGGCCTGCGCTGCGGGCGGTCGCCTCCCTGCTGGAGCTGCTGACCGTCTCCAGCCCGCCGTACTGGATCGGCATCCTGCTGCTCACCGCCTTCTCCTTCCAGCTGCGGATCTTCCCCGTCGCCGGCGACCAGGACTTCTCCGCCCTGGTGCTGCCCGCCGTCACCCTGGCGCTGCCGCTGACCGGCGTGCTCGCCCAGGTGCTGCGGGAGGGGCTGGAGGCCGCGCTCGGCCAGCCGTTCGCGGTCACCGCCAGGTCCCGGGGGCTGAGCGTCACCGCGGTACGGCTGAAGCACGCGCTGCGGCACGCGGCCGTCCCGCTGGTCACCCTGGTCGGCTGGCTGACCGGCTCGCTGCTGGGCGGGGCGGTGCTGGTGGAGACCGTCTTCGCCCGCCCGGGGATCGGCGCGCTCACCCTGCAGGGCACCACCAACAAGGACATGCCCCTGGTGATCGGAGTGGTCCTGCTGTCCGCCTTCGTCTTCGTGCTGCTGTCGACCCTGGTGGACCTGCTGTACACCGTCATCGACCCGCGCCTGAGGACCGGCTGA
- a CDS encoding ABC transporter substrate-binding protein: protein MPRSVRRPSALIAAAAAGTLLLAGCGSGGGSAAAGGDAAKPVEGGSLAYAVDTEPVSFDIHASSQDITGAIQRNVFDSLVRQDDKGEFHAWLAKTWEIAADLKSYTFHLRDDVKFTDGTVFDAEAVKVNFDRIVAKDTKSQYASSLIGPYTGTDVIDAHTVKVNFSEPFAPFLQAASTPYLGFYSPATIKENGAKLGSGGAVDIGTGPFVFSGYTKGQSAVFTKNPAYNWAPEGSAHQGAPYLDKLTVRFLSESSVRIGALNSGQVQVADAVPPADVKTLKADSRVQLITKATPGANYGLVLNTTQAPLNDPLVRKAVQRGIDVDTDVKSVYFGVYERAWSPISPTTPYYDASLEKSWPYDQAQSNSLLDQAGWTTRDADGYRTKDGKRLTIEWPLMPAEYVRDQRDTLGTAIQADLKKIGVEITRPRLDIGTYIKKVYAGEEGIADYSWARFEPDVLRLYFNSASDPRKGGQNATFYKDADLDTWTDAGKATLDKAVRQDVYSKTQKKAVDLALFVPLYVRTAVAGAGSDVHGLRSDPNTWLNFYDTWLGK from the coding sequence ATGCCCAGATCTGTCCGCAGACCGTCCGCCCTGATCGCCGCCGCCGCGGCCGGGACCTTGCTGCTCGCCGGGTGCGGCTCCGGCGGCGGCTCGGCGGCCGCCGGCGGCGACGCGGCCAAGCCCGTCGAGGGTGGATCGCTCGCCTACGCGGTGGACACCGAGCCGGTGTCCTTCGACATCCACGCCAGCTCGCAGGACATCACCGGCGCCATCCAGCGCAACGTCTTCGACTCCCTCGTCCGGCAGGACGACAAGGGCGAGTTCCACGCCTGGCTGGCGAAGACCTGGGAGATCGCCGCCGATCTGAAGAGCTACACCTTCCACCTGCGCGACGACGTGAAGTTCACCGACGGCACGGTCTTCGACGCCGAGGCGGTCAAGGTCAACTTCGACCGGATCGTGGCCAAGGACACCAAGTCGCAGTACGCCTCCAGCCTGATCGGCCCCTACACCGGTACGGACGTCATCGACGCGCACACGGTGAAGGTGAACTTCTCCGAGCCGTTCGCGCCGTTCCTGCAGGCGGCCAGCACCCCCTACCTGGGCTTCTACTCGCCGGCCACGATCAAGGAGAACGGCGCCAAGCTGGGCTCCGGCGGCGCGGTGGACATCGGCACCGGTCCCTTCGTCTTCAGCGGCTACACCAAGGGCCAGAGCGCGGTCTTCACCAAGAACCCGGCCTACAACTGGGCCCCCGAGGGCTCCGCGCACCAGGGCGCGCCCTACCTCGACAAGCTCACCGTCCGTTTCCTCAGCGAGAGTTCGGTCCGGATCGGCGCACTGAACAGCGGCCAGGTGCAGGTCGCCGACGCCGTTCCGCCGGCCGACGTGAAGACCCTGAAGGCCGACTCCCGGGTCCAGCTGATCACCAAGGCCACGCCCGGCGCCAACTACGGCCTGGTGCTGAACACCACCCAGGCGCCGCTGAACGACCCGCTGGTCCGCAAGGCCGTCCAGCGCGGCATCGACGTGGACACCGACGTCAAGAGCGTCTACTTCGGCGTGTACGAGCGCGCCTGGAGCCCGATCTCGCCCACCACGCCGTACTACGACGCCTCGCTGGAGAAGAGCTGGCCTTACGACCAGGCCCAGTCCAACTCCCTGCTGGACCAGGCCGGCTGGACGACCCGGGACGCGGACGGCTACCGCACCAAGGACGGCAAGCGGCTCACGATCGAGTGGCCGCTGATGCCCGCCGAGTACGTCCGCGACCAGCGCGACACCCTGGGCACCGCGATCCAGGCCGACCTGAAGAAGATCGGCGTCGAGATCACCCGCCCTCGGCTGGACATCGGCACCTACATCAAGAAGGTCTACGCCGGGGAGGAGGGCATCGCCGACTACAGCTGGGCCCGGTTCGAGCCGGACGTGCTGCGGCTCTACTTCAACAGCGCCAGCGACCCCCGCAAGGGCGGCCAGAACGCCACCTTCTACAAGGACGCCGACCTCGACACCTGGACGGACGCCGGCAAGGCGACCCTGGACAAGGCCGTCCGGCAGGACGTCTACAGCAAGACCCAGAAGAAGGCCGTCGACCTGGCCCTGTTCGTGCCGCTCTACGTCCGCACCGCGGTGGCGGGCGCCGGCAGCGACGTGCACGGGCTGCGCTCCGACCCGAACACCTGGCTGAACTTCTACGACACCTGGCTCGGGAAGTGA
- a CDS encoding nuclear transport factor 2 family protein has protein sequence MADELTLTQISEIRQLFALFSHVFDNGEVDALDQVFAADGAIELARTGSVFQGLDAIRKFNLSLGEHSPDHHTVDTVLSVDEDGTVRARSRYLAILPDGSLHNGDYFDVLVHTEAGWRIAYRRSVPRYPLAGLH, from the coding sequence ATGGCCGACGAACTGACGCTCACTCAGATCTCGGAGATCCGCCAGCTGTTCGCTCTGTTCTCGCACGTCTTCGACAACGGCGAGGTCGACGCGCTCGACCAGGTCTTCGCCGCGGACGGCGCGATCGAACTGGCCCGGACCGGTTCGGTCTTCCAAGGGCTGGACGCCATCCGGAAGTTCAACCTGAGCCTCGGCGAGCACTCGCCGGACCACCACACCGTGGACACCGTGCTGTCGGTCGACGAGGACGGCACCGTCCGGGCCCGCAGCCGCTACCTGGCGATCCTGCCCGACGGCAGTCTGCACAACGGCGACTACTTCGACGTGCTGGTGCACACCGAAGCGGGCTGGCGGATCGCCTACCGCAGGTCCGTCCCGCGCTACCCGCTCGCCGGCCTGCACTGA
- a CDS encoding ester cyclase — protein MSTIEDNKALVRRYYHELVSEQRIDLLEELIAEDAADETVVGPGGVGTREDFVGHLRVLWANVPDVRATVEDLVAEGDRVIAFWRIEGTHAGPVFGVPATGKPFSGFSISTLTIQDGKVVRYNVLPDRLGIITQLAGSGVH, from the coding sequence ATGAGCACCATCGAGGACAACAAGGCACTGGTCCGCCGCTACTACCACGAGCTGGTCAGCGAGCAGCGGATCGACCTGCTGGAGGAGCTGATCGCCGAGGACGCGGCCGACGAGACCGTGGTGGGCCCGGGTGGCGTGGGCACCCGGGAGGACTTCGTCGGCCACCTGCGGGTGCTCTGGGCGAACGTGCCGGACGTCCGCGCCACCGTCGAGGACCTGGTGGCCGAGGGCGACCGGGTGATCGCCTTCTGGCGGATCGAGGGCACCCACGCGGGCCCGGTCTTCGGGGTGCCGGCCACCGGCAAGCCGTTCAGCGGCTTCAGCATCAGCACACTGACCATCCAGGACGGCAAGGTCGTGCGCTACAACGTGCTGCCGGACCGCCTGGGCATCATCACCCAGCTGGCCGGCTCCGGGGTGCACTGA
- a CDS encoding SDR family oxidoreductase, with amino-acid sequence MVNPVVLVTGAASGIGEATVRLYAERGYHVVAVDVDERGLGELEKLDGVATLVGDVSTEETNEGAVRLALERFGRLDAAVLNAGIGGAGPLESAGAIERFDRLFAVNVRGVALGIRAAVPALRAVGGGAIVATSSVSGLRGDPGTWGYNATKAAVINLVRAAAIDYAAQDIRINAVAPGGTVTAMTGSQVADPQFSRLITSRIPAQRWADAREQAEVIWFLTSPAASYVTGVTVPVDGGLSANGGILPPPARTS; translated from the coding sequence ATGGTCAACCCGGTAGTACTGGTCACCGGCGCGGCGTCCGGTATCGGCGAGGCGACGGTCCGGCTGTACGCGGAGCGCGGGTACCACGTGGTCGCGGTCGACGTGGACGAGCGCGGTCTCGGCGAGCTGGAGAAGCTGGACGGCGTGGCGACGCTGGTCGGCGACGTCTCCACCGAGGAGACCAACGAGGGCGCGGTACGGCTGGCCCTGGAGCGGTTCGGGCGGCTGGACGCGGCGGTGCTGAACGCCGGGATCGGCGGGGCCGGACCGCTGGAGTCGGCCGGGGCGATCGAGCGCTTCGACCGACTGTTCGCGGTCAACGTGCGCGGCGTCGCGCTGGGCATCCGGGCGGCCGTGCCGGCCCTGCGGGCGGTCGGCGGCGGCGCGATCGTGGCGACCTCCTCGGTCTCCGGGCTGCGCGGCGACCCCGGCACCTGGGGCTACAACGCGACCAAGGCCGCCGTGATCAACCTGGTCCGGGCCGCCGCGATCGACTACGCGGCCCAGGACATCCGGATCAACGCCGTCGCGCCCGGCGGCACGGTGACCGCGATGACCGGCAGCCAGGTCGCCGACCCGCAGTTCTCCCGTCTGATCACCAGCCGGATCCCGGCCCAGCGCTGGGCCGACGCCCGCGAACAGGCCGAGGTGATCTGGTTCCTGACCTCCCCGGCCGCCTCGTACGTGACCGGGGTGACCGTCCCGGTCGACGGCGGGCTGAGCGCCAACGGCGGCATCCTGCCGCCGCCCGCCCGCACCTCCTGA